In Prionailurus bengalensis isolate Pbe53 chromosome D4, Fcat_Pben_1.1_paternal_pri, whole genome shotgun sequence, the DNA window CCTTTACTCCTCTGAGTTTTAGAATGACCTTCTCAACTCCTATTGGGAGTTGATGACATTGGGGTGTTATTACATGtgcactgaatttttttaattgacaaaactgactttttttccagatttcctaAGATATAATGGACATGTAACATTTgtgagtttaaggtgtacaacataatgacttgaCAACCTTACATATTCTGAAATGATTGCCACGGTTAGAttagttaacacctccatcacctcatGAAATCACCATTAactttttatgtatgtttcttaCATTAATACTGGTAAGAAAGGGACTTACATCCAAAGTTTTCTATTCCAATAATATCTGAAGGTTGAGAATGATGacttcatatttaaataaaaattaacatattttaaaaattaaccacaGTAACATAGGCATGGTAGTATTCCTATATTGATGGCATCCCTGACCCAAAACCTTAAGTACCTAGATCATATTAGCCAATACaactcttaaataaacattaagcaggTTCTGCTATGAAGACCTAAGCAAGTCTCATCTGACAATGTGGACCCCAAGGAACACTAATGACATCTTGTTCTCACTTTTGTCTTATTCCCATtatcactgccaccaccaccacctgtaGTCCTTTGAGTAGGAGAGAATACTAAAGAGAATCTCATTCATAGGGACCCCTTATATGAAAGCATCCTGATTCAAGATGGGGCCCACAAGCCTCTTCccctgagaaaagaagaaaataagaggatAAGGGGTTGTTCAAGAAACAATCTAGGaagaatattcaaaagaaaatggagaagaatTCACACACCTTAGGCTACCTAGAAGTTCCTAAGACACATGAGACGCACCTTTACTTTCTCATTGAGAAAATAGCTTGGAATTATCTTAAGTTTTCCATGTGGGATTTACTATCTGTTTTGGGGGTTAAGTAAATGTTCTTAAATtctaacaaaactataaaatttcctctttaaaacaaGAGGGATTCTTTTTACAGGCTAGAAATTAGGGAAGAAGCTGACTTGATGAAATTGCCCTTCACATCTCTCCAACTACTTCTCCACACCCTGTCCAGGAAGGCACAGACATGGAGACCAAGAACTACAGCAGTGACTCAGGCTTTATCCTCCTGGGCCTCTCTTCCAACCCTCAGCTACAGAAACCTCTCTTTGCCATCTTCCTCATCATGTACCTGGTCACCGTGGTGGGCAATGTACTCATCATCCTGGCCATCCACTCAGACCCCCGACTCCATAcccccatgtactttttcctcagCAACCTGTCCTTCATAGATATCTGCTTCACAACTGTCATTGTGCCCAAGATGCTTGTGAATTTACTATCAGAGACAAAGGCGATCTCCTTCCTGGGATGCCTGGTCCAGATGTACTTCTTCATGGCCTGTGGGAACACTGACAGTTACCTGCTGGCCTCCATGGCCATAGACCGGCTGGTAGCCATCTGCCACCCCTTCCATTACAATAGGGTTATGAACCCACGGCGCTGCCTCCTCATGCTGCTGGGTTCTTGCACCATCTCCCACCTGCACTCCCTGCTCCGTGTGCTACTCATGTCCCGCCTGTCCTTCTGTGCCTCCCATGTCATTAAGCACTTTTTTTGTGACACCCAGCCTGTGCTAAAGCTATCCTGCTCTGACACGTCCTCCAGCCAGATTGTGGTCATGACCGAGACCCTGGCTGTCATCGCGACCCCCTTTCTGTGCATTCTCTTCTCCTACCTGCGAATCATCGTCACCGTGCTCAGAATTCCCTCTGCAGCCGGCAAGTGGAAGGCCTTCTCTACCTGTAGCTCCCACCTTACCGTAGTGGCCTTGACCTATGGGAGTGTCATTTATGTGTATTTCAGGCCCCTGTCCATGTACTCAGTGGTGAAGGACCGGGTAGCCACAGTCATGTACACAGTAGTGACacccatgctgaaccccttcatctaTAGTCTGAGGAACAAAGACATGAACAGGGGCTTAAAGAAATTAAGGAACAGAATTCACttatagaaagaacaaatagatGGAACAGCTTAATTGGGAGATGACCCAAGAAACGATCACTTCATCATTCCCTCATACACATTTGTCACATGGCATACAGAGAGGTCCTAGAAGGGAGTGTTGAAAAGCAACAAGAACCCTGAGCAGGAAGCTAGAACAGTCTGTTTATATTAATGACCTTAGCCAAATACATGTGCAATCCCAGGACAAGTGCTGCTAGGAATCCACATTTCAGGACAGCTATTTCTGCCCCCTATATAAATAAAGCTATCTTGAAGTACAATAAAGCATCTTCCAATCCTTCCTCTATGGGCTTGACCTTGGCTAATACTCAAGAAATTACAGTCTTACTCAATTTGAGAAAAAGAAGTTACATGAATCTGGTAGGGAATTGGGAAAAGACTTCTTGGAATAACGACCTAAGATCACActtaaaatgtattgattttgACAGAGCAAAGTTCAATAGAGTAGGAAATGGACAGAGCATTTCAAATAGTGGGAACCACACAAAGAGGAAGAGATGATAAATACTGGAATGTGTTTGAGGGACAGTGGAAAGCCCAGTGAGGCTTGTTcaatttgagagaaaagagaatatggCTGGAAATATGGAAGAATCCAGAAAGCAGATTTAATGCCCCAAAACACCAATGTGTCCTCATAGTGAATTCTCAGCACTtgactctttttccttttccttttcttctgccctTGTCCACATGGCCATGATCCTCACAGAAATGCCCTATATATTCTGGAAGAAGCAATGTGTGTGTCAATCAGGATAAGCGAGATTGTGCTGAGGAAACAAACAATCTCAAAATTGCCGGACTTGGAAACCAAAGGTTTAGTTCGTTATCACACTGCATGTCCACCACTGAAAAGTATTAGGGTGCTGCTCATTTTAAACATTCAGCAACCAAAGCCAATGGAGCAGATGCCACTGTAAACATTCAACATCACTCAATATTGAGCTAAGGAAAGTTGAGTTTTTCCTCAATATTGAGGAGATCTTCCTCAATATTGAGCTAAGGAAAGTTGAGTTCCTTGGACATAGTTTATCTGTGTATCAGAGTGAATGACATAAACTACGAGGGATGTGAAACATGAAGGCTAAGGAGGACTGGAAAAGAGTGCTGAGTATTTCTGACATTGAAGAGTCTGAGAGAGAAGATATTAGCAAAGAAGACTGAAAACGAGGAGTCATATAATCCAAGAGTAGAAGGTTCAAGAAAGAGATGAGGATATGGATGTATTTCTCCCCACAGCAGAAGAATCTCCTTCCAGACAAGCCTTCTACAGGAGATGTCCCATCAGCAGAACTTGCACATGGAGGAAGCAAATGAGCTACTTAGGGTGGAACCTGGTGTATAACTATAAATACAAACAGCACTGAGCTTGTCCAGAGCCACTGCATTCCCTGCACAGGAGAAGTGTTCTCAGAGCCATTGTTTCTGGATGTGTCAGGAATTCCAGACACATATCATGAAGTCATTCTTAGGGGCGTCCCCAGAAACTCGTTTCATCCGAGCCAGAGTCCTACTGATCTGCATCATAGGTAACCCTGGGCTTGCTGCACAAAACAGAAATGACCAGGGTTTTTGGAAATGAGGAGGttcaaaagacaaagatgaaGTCAGCCAGCTATACACAGgcataaagaaactgaagacccGGTCCCAAACCACTTTACCATGGTCAGCTCTCAGATTCCCACTGGCATGCTTAGGGGTTTTAGATTCCCTTCATGGAATCCATCCACCACCACCAAGCCCTGCCCTCAGCCACCAAACACCTGCCCCTTGTCAGGGAGGCGGTATTCTGCTACTATATCAGAGGAAACCAAGTAAGGAACCATAAGAACGGGCTCCCATGCCAGCCCCACCCTAACAGTGACTTTGGCAAGTTAGAGGACTACTCTGCCTCGCTTGTGAAGTGGAACACAGTGCCCATACACAGGGCCCTCATGGAGCCACTATAAAGCTGGGAACCTGAAATAGAAGTGGGGCTTGAGAACTGAAGCACCACACACAAAACAGAAGACAGTGTCATGTGGCAGAATAAGATTTTTGCATTTCCCAGGTAATGATAAAatcatctctatttttaaatatatatctttcaatgggtgaatggataaacaaacaggataaataaatatgtacatccaaacaatgaaatattattcagtacaaaaaagaaatgagcgaTCAAGTCTGGAAaacacatggaggaaacttaaacacatattactaaatgaaagaagccagtctgaaaaggttGCAAGCTATCTGATTCcattacatgacattctggaaaaggtaaaactatggagacagtaaaaagattggTGCTTGAAGGgttcagggagacagaggaaggaatagGTGAAACACCAAGGACTTTAGGGCCACCACTATCATGGTGTcagtatacatttgtcaaaacctgtAGAATGTACAACagcaagagtgaaccctaatgtaaactcgATGAACAGTGATGATGTGTTGCTATGGTTCATCAATCATGACAACTGTAGCACTCTTCTGGGGAAGTTGataatgggggggaggggaggtgtctGTGCATGTATGGGGGCTTGAAAGTATGTGGGAACCCTTTGTACCAAGTGATCAATTTTCTGTGAACCTgtaactgctctaaaaaatttaagtctattaaaagaaaaaacatttttttaaaaaatctggaaacaatcaacaatactccaaaatgaataatccaactaaaaaagggggcagaagacaaaaagagacattt includes these proteins:
- the LOC122475379 gene encoding olfactory receptor 1L4-like, with amino-acid sequence METKNYSSDSGFILLGLSSNPQLQKPLFAIFLIMYLVTVVGNVLIILAIHSDPRLHTPMYFFLSNLSFIDICFTTVIVPKMLVNLLSETKAISFLGCLVQMYFFMACGNTDSYLLASMAIDRLVAICHPFHYNRVMNPRRCLLMLLGSCTISHLHSLLRVLLMSRLSFCASHVIKHFFCDTQPVLKLSCSDTSSSQIVVMTETLAVIATPFLCILFSYLRIIVTVLRIPSAAGKWKAFSTCSSHLTVVALTYGSVIYVYFRPLSMYSVVKDRVATVMYTVVTPMLNPFIYSLRNKDMNRGLKKLRNRIHL